CCCGCGCCGGTAATCCGGTGTTCCATTGACGAGCGAATTTGCGCCACAAGGTCTTTTAACCGCTCGGTTTCTTTAAAGTCAACCTGATGCAGGGTTTGTTGCATCAATTGGCTGAGGTCTTGTTGGTGACGATTCAATGCCTTGCCACTGAGGATAACGTGAGTTTGATAGCGTAAAGCATCATCGCCATCCGCGCGTACGACTGAGCGAGCCGACAGCCCTCCGGTTAGTGCTGCCTGCAGCGATTGCGTTTGCAAATAATCACGCCCCCCACTGCCCACCTCGGTTAAACAAGCATTAAACAACGGCATCATCGCTTGTTGGTCTGGGGTTAAATCAGGAGTCGGTATAATCAGTTGTTGATACACCAAACCATTAGTAGCGCGCATATAGCCAGTCATGGTTTTAGCTTGGTGTGTAGGTTCAATTTGCGCCAAGCTAACCTGCACATCGTCTTTGGTAACTTTAGGCAGAATATCTGCGTCATCTAATTGTGCTTGACGCTGCTCAAGTGCTTGAGCTTGATCGATAATGGCTTGTTTTTGCGCCTCTGTTAACGCCGCTTGAATCTGGGCTAATTTGGCTTTTTCTGCCGCTTCACGTTGTGCGCCTAATTGGGCATCTGGCTTGAGCGTTAAACGCACCCTATGCGGATTATCTAACAACCAGGTCTGGATTAAATTTGGAATAAAATCGCTCTTTTCAATCTCGTGTTGCAGCTCAACCAATACCCTATCCACATCCAACATCGCCACAGGATCACCTTGATGCAAAGCGGCTGGCAAGGCACCCAGCATCAGCTCTAAACCATAAGGATGGCTATCGCCACCGACTTCACGCTGGCTTAATTCAAGTTGATGTAACATAGCTTCAACATGCGATTGATCAATCCCTTCCTTAACAATGCGCTCTAACTCATTGATAATTAAATCTTCTATCGCCTGCGCATGGTGCGCTTCTGAACCCTGCACACCGACAACGAACGCCATTTCTTTGTTGGAATCTTCAAGACCACACAGGGGTGAGGGTGCGGTGGCTAACTCGGTTTGTTCCAATACAAATCGCAAAGGCGATGCACTGTTATCAAGCAATACCGATGACAGCAAATGACCTTTAAGCACATCCATCGGGTCACGGTTTAAACCCAGTAACCAGCCAACCACAATATGGGTTTTATTCGCCGTGTCTTCTTCATCTAACGCATAGGTTTGTTCGACCGCTTTGGGTGCGCTAAAACGCTGTTCTGTGGTCACAAAAGTCGGGGCAATCTGCTCATTAAAGCTTGCTAAACCCAGTGCTTCGAAATCGGCTTGCAGCTTGGCTGGATCTTGATTGCCATAGGTCATAAACACCGCATTGGATGGGTGATAATGGGTTTTATGAAAATCGATCAGTTGTTGGTAGCTTAAATCCGGAATGGCTTCGGGTTCACCGCCACTGTTGTAATGGTAGGTCGAGGTTGGGTAAAGCTCGGTGGTGAGGGCTTGCCATAGGGTCGAAACCGGCGAACTCATCGCCCCTTTCATTTCATTAAACACCACGCCTTTATAGGTAAGGGGCGAGCTGGCATCGTCCATTTTTTCAAACTCAAAGCGATGACCTTCTTGCGCAAAATCTAGCGGGTCGAGTTTAGGGAAAAACACCGCATCCATATAGACCTGCAACAGGTTTTGATAATCCTTGTCGTTTTCAGTAGCAAACGGATAGGCCGTCCAATCACTAGACGTAAAGGCATTCATAAAGGTATTGATTGAGCGGCGAATCATCATAAAAAACGGATCACGCACTGGGTATTTTTCTGAACCGCATAAGGTAGTGTGTTCAAGAATATGCGCCACGCCCGTTGAGTCTTCTGGCACGGTTCGCAAAGCTACCATAAATACCTTGTGCTCGTCATCGGCGGCCAAGTGGTAATGCATCGCGCCCGTCGCTTTGTGGCGAAAGGTTTGTACCTTGATAGACAGACTGTCTATAGCTTGTTCATTAATAAATTCAAACGTTTCATAACAATTTTGCATAACACCTCACAAATAAAAAAACCGTCTTGCAACGGATTTTTGTTAGTTTTTAATTTTAAGCCTCGTTCCCACGCTGTAGGTCACGGCCACTCCGGCGAAGGCCGGAATCCCAAACCGACAGCGCACAACCTGAAGAGATCCCGGCCTACGCCGGGATGACGTACAAACTAGCCATCCATTAAGCCTAAACAAAATTCAATGCTCAACACGCCATTAAACGGCTTTAATCGACAGTTTAACGCGCCCTTGCTTGTCTACTTCAGTTAGGCGCACTTTAATTTCTTGGCCTTCTTGTAGATAATCCGCGACGTTTTCAACGCGTTCTTCAGAGATTTGCGATACATGCACCAAACCTTCACGACCCGGCATATAAGACACAAACGCACCGAAATCAACAATCTTCACCACCTTGGCCTCATACACCTTGCCAATTTCAGGCTCAGCGACAATCGCCATAATTCGTGCAATCGCATCATCCGAGCAAGCCTGATCAGACGAAGCAATACGCACGGTACCGTCATCATCCAACTCAATCACCGCGCCAGTTTCTTCGGTTAAAGCACGAATCACTGCGCCACCTTTACCGATGATTTCACGCACTTTTTCAGGTTTAACTTTAATCGTAGTGATACGCGGAGCGGTTGTCGCCACATCCGCATTTGAAGCCCTAATCACTTTTGACATCTCACCTAAAATATGTAAACGCCCTGCTCTCGCTTGGTCAAGCGCGATACGCATGATTTCTTCAGTAATCCCTTCAATTTTAATATCCATCTGCAGCGCGGTAATCCCTTGATCGGTTCCTGCTACTTTAAAGTCCATATCGCCAAGGTGATCTTCATCACCCAAAATATCAGACAAGACCGCAAAGCCAGCCTCTTCCTTAATCAAGCCCATGGCAATCCCTGCAACGGGTGCAGCAATTGGCACACCCGCATGCATCAACGACATACTCGTACCACAAACGGACGCCATCGAGCTTGAACCGTTTGACTCGGTGATTTCAGATACCACACGCACCGTGTAAGGAAACTCTTCTGCTGTAGGTAACATCGCCGCAATACCACGACGCGCCAACATCCCGTGACCAATTTCACGGCGACCCGGTCCACCCATACGCCCACACTCACCGACCGAATAGGGAGGGAAGTTGTAATGCAACATAAAACGGTCTTTGTAGGAACCGATTAACTCATCAACAATTTTCGCATCGGTTTCGGTGCCAAGCGTGGTCACAACCAATGCTTGCGTTTCACCACGCGTAAACAACGCTGAACCATGCACCTTTGGCAACACGCCCACCTGACACTGAATGCCACGAATGGTGTGATTATCGCGACCATCAATACGCGGTTGACCGGCTACTGAACGTCCACGGACGATATCTTTTTGCAACTTGCCAAACAAGCCTTCTAAGGCTTTTTCGGCTGCGCCGTCTGGGTTGGTTTCTGACACTGTTAATGTTACAATCATTTTTGCTTTAGCCGCATCCAAAGCCGCATAACGATCCATTTTATCAGCTATTTGGTAGGCTGCTTCAACCTCAGCACGAATTAAACCGAATACCTGGTCTTTTAACTCGGTGTTTTCAGCCACAGGCTGCCAATCCCAACGTGGTTTGCCAACCTCTGCCGCCAACTCACGCACCGCTTGAATCGCCACTTGCATCTGCTGATGACCAAACATCACCGCGCCTAACATCACATCTTCTGGCAATTCGCTAGCTTCTGATTCGACCATCAACACCGCTGATTCGGTACCCGCAACGCTCAACTCCAAATCAGAATTTTCTAACGTTAATTTAGAAGGATTTAACACATAAGCGCCATCAATATAACCGACAATCGCCGCACCAATTGGGCCGTTAAATGGAATCCCTGAAATCGCTAAAGCGGCCGATGTACCCAACATCGCCGCCACTTCCGTGCCCACTTCAGGATCAAGCGCTAACACAGTCGCAATCACTTGCACTTCGTTCATAAAACCTTTCGGAAATAACGGACGAATCGGGCGATCAATTAAACGTGAAGTGAGTGTTTCAAACTCAGACGGACGGCTTTCACGCTTTAAAAAACCACCCGGAATGCGCCCTGCTGCATAGGCTTTTTCTTGGTAATGCACAGACAACGGAAAGAAATCTTGCCCTTCGCTGGCTTTTTTAGCGCCAACTACGGTCACTAAAATACGGGTATCACCCATACCCACTATTACTGCACCGTCTGCTTGTCTTGCGACTTCACCGGTTTCGAATGTCACTGTATGCTGCCCGTACTGGAATGTTTTTACATGTTTTGCCATCAGATTTTCCTATTATGCTTGGGTTTAACTGAAAACCTGAATCCTTAAACCAACCAGGCCTGGTTGGTTTAAGGATTCAGGTTAAGGTTTCGCAGTTAAACAATGTTAAAAATAAAGCCTTTGTATTGTAACGCTTGATAACATTTAAACCTACAAAAAAGCCCCGACTAGCGGGGCTTTTTTGTTCAGAGGTTTTAATTTACTTACGTAAACCAAGACGTCCGATTAAATCTAAATAACGCTGACCATCTTTTTGATGTAAGTAATCTAATAACTTACGACGGCGGCTAACTAAACGCAACAAACCTACACGTGAGTGATTGTCTTGTTTGTGAGATTTAAAATGCTCAGTTAAGTGCTTGATACGGTGAGTTAATAGGGCCACCTGAACTTCTGAAGAACCGGTATCCTGTGCATTCGCGCCGTATTCAGCAACGATTGACGCTTTAGTAGCTGCATCCATCTTTTTTCTCTCCTTGAGATCGGTTAAATAATTAAAATTTTGTCTCCGCAACCGATAGCAGAAACAGCAAACCTATTATCCATATTTTTTAAAAAAATACAAGAATTCCAAAATGATCAATGGCGCCCATAACCACGAACATAATGCTCAATTTGAGCCATATTTTCGCTCATCGAGCGCACAAGGTGATCCAAGCTCACCACAGCATTTTCAAGAATATTAACCGCAATAAAAGGTTGTTCAATTTTTAAACGATCGTACATAGGTCGAGTTAACGCCAAGATTTTAACCTTCTTCGAGGCCGCATACATCCTTAAATTACGAGGCTTACGGTCAAAAAACGACATTTCACCGACTAGATTTCCAACGCCTTGAATGCCGACGTTTACATCGTCTTGACCATCAAAACTATTAAAACCCACTTTACCCTTAATAACAAACATCATACAGTCACCTACATCGCCCATATCAGAGATAATCTGATTGCGCTCAAAGGCTTTATCTTGAAGATAGTGCGTTAAAGTATCGACCTCAGACAAAGTGAGGGATTCACAAATCAGGTTTTGCTGAAAGTATTCAAAAAGTTCATTTGCCGTCATGCTAATCATCTACCTATTCCTTATTTTCGCCTGGCTAGAAAACTCGCCACAGGCCTGCCATCGTTAAGTGACTCTATTTTATCAACTATCACATCAAATTCACTAAATTCTTTTGCCAGCTCACCAAAACGTAGAATATAGTTAGGATTCTTTGGCGAACCAAAGGCATCAACACCTTGAACAAAGGTTTGTATTAAAACATAGCCATCTGAACGGCAATGCTTGCGCATAAATTCAAATAAATCACGATCCAAAAACCGAATCATCATAATCAAGTCAAAGGATTCTTTGGGTAAAGACGCTGGTTTACGCAGGTCTTTTTTAAGCCAATCCACCTTAACATGATGCAGCTCAGCAAGGGCTGTTGCGCAGTTCAACACTCTTTGCTGTTCGTCAATTGCACTAACCTGCCAACCCTGCTGCGCTAAATAAATCGCATCACGCCCTCCACCGCAACCTAAGTCCAACGCATGCTTAAACTTGGGTTGTAAATAGCTTAACTGCTCAATAAGTAATGAATTAGGTCTCCAGGCTTTAAAGCGATTTTCTCCTGATCGGATAACCAGGCCTGGTTGCAGAAGATAATCCGGCGTTTTCATCTCTGCAACGCGATAATCCTTTTCAAGCAAATACTTTGCCGCTGCCTGTAGGCTATCGCTTGGTGCAATTAAACCCAAAGGCTGGGTTCGATCCGGTAGAGCATTCAAACAGGATTGCAAGTACGGCCAATTTAGGTTTATAGAATAAGGTAGATGTGCTTTCAGGTAGGATGCTTTATCGCGCAAATCGACCCAGACAAGATTAGGCTGCATGGTCGTAAACCTGTTTAAACCGGTGTAGCAAGGTTAAATCCACGCTTAATTTTTAACCGCTGCTTATCCGCTTGCCATTCGCCCACCGCAAAGATATGTTGTTGTTCGTCGTACAAACGAACTAAACAGCTTTGCTCAGGATCACTGGGTTTTACATCAAATAAAAACCCACCCATCCATAAATGATCTTTCTGCTCTGATGTCAGATACAAGGATTGATAATCAGTTAGCGCAATATCAAGAGGCAATAAATTAGTATTACGGTAACGAGCTATTTCTTCAATTGGCTGCATCATCTGCGAATGAAAAACACCGGTTTGGGTGCGATGCAGTGCCACCAGATGCCCCACCGTGCCTAGGGATTGGGCAATATCTCCGCCTAAAACACGAATATAAGTCCCTTTAGAACAATGCACATCAAAACGAATTTGATTTTGATCAAAATCAATCAGCTCAATAGCCCGTATTTCCACCTCGCGCGGTTCGCGCTCGATTTCAATCCCCTGACGGGCATAAACATGCAAAGACTGCCCTTCATGTTTTAAAGAAGAATACATCGGTGGAACCTGCATAATCTTACCTGAAAACCTAGCCAGTGCAGACGCTACACTCTCCAAAGTCAATTCTGGGACACTAGCACGCTCAATAACCTCACCCTCGTGATCACCCGTATCCGTTGCCTCACCCAACAGCAAGGTGGCGGTATAACGCTTATCCGAGGCAAGTAACATA
The nucleotide sequence above comes from Thiomicrospira sp. R3. Encoded proteins:
- a CDS encoding methyltransferase domain-containing protein; this encodes MQPNLVWVDLRDKASYLKAHLPYSINLNWPYLQSCLNALPDRTQPLGLIAPSDSLQAAAKYLLEKDYRVAEMKTPDYLLQPGLVIRSGENRFKAWRPNSLLIEQLSYLQPKFKHALDLGCGGGRDAIYLAQQGWQVSAIDEQQRVLNCATALAELHHVKVDWLKKDLRKPASLPKESFDLIMMIRFLDRDLFEFMRKHCRSDGYVLIQTFVQGVDAFGSPKNPNYILRFGELAKEFSEFDVIVDKIESLNDGRPVASFLARRK
- the pnp gene encoding polyribonucleotide nucleotidyltransferase, translated to MAKHVKTFQYGQHTVTFETGEVARQADGAVIVGMGDTRILVTVVGAKKASEGQDFFPLSVHYQEKAYAAGRIPGGFLKRESRPSEFETLTSRLIDRPIRPLFPKGFMNEVQVIATVLALDPEVGTEVAAMLGTSAALAISGIPFNGPIGAAIVGYIDGAYVLNPSKLTLENSDLELSVAGTESAVLMVESEASELPEDVMLGAVMFGHQQMQVAIQAVRELAAEVGKPRWDWQPVAENTELKDQVFGLIRAEVEAAYQIADKMDRYAALDAAKAKMIVTLTVSETNPDGAAEKALEGLFGKLQKDIVRGRSVAGQPRIDGRDNHTIRGIQCQVGVLPKVHGSALFTRGETQALVVTTLGTETDAKIVDELIGSYKDRFMLHYNFPPYSVGECGRMGGPGRREIGHGMLARRGIAAMLPTAEEFPYTVRVVSEITESNGSSSMASVCGTSMSLMHAGVPIAAPVAGIAMGLIKEEAGFAVLSDILGDEDHLGDMDFKVAGTDQGITALQMDIKIEGITEEIMRIALDQARAGRLHILGEMSKVIRASNADVATTAPRITTIKVKPEKVREIIGKGGAVIRALTEETGAVIELDDDGTVRIASSDQACSDDAIARIMAIVAEPEIGKVYEAKVVKIVDFGAFVSYMPGREGLVHVSQISEERVENVADYLQEGQEIKVRLTEVDKQGRVKLSIKAV
- a CDS encoding cyclic nucleotide-binding domain-containing protein; translation: MISMTANELFEYFQQNLICESLTLSEVDTLTHYLQDKAFERNQIISDMGDVGDCMMFVIKGKVGFNSFDGQDDVNVGIQGVGNLVGEMSFFDRKPRNLRMYAASKKVKILALTRPMYDRLKIEQPFIAVNILENAVVSLDHLVRSMSENMAQIEHYVRGYGRH
- the truB gene encoding tRNA pseudouridine(55) synthase TruB, producing MQRRSRRRAVNGIVLVNKAPGLTSADVVKQVSKLYNAKKAGHTGTLDPFATGLLPVCLGEATKVSSMLLASDKRYTATLLLGEATDTGDHEGEVIERASVPELTLESVASALARFSGKIMQVPPMYSSLKHEGQSLHVYARQGIEIEREPREVEIRAIELIDFDQNQIRFDVHCSKGTYIRVLGGDIAQSLGTVGHLVALHRTQTGVFHSQMMQPIEEIARYRNTNLLPLDIALTDYQSLYLTSEQKDHLWMGGFLFDVKPSDPEQSCLVRLYDEQQHIFAVGEWQADKQRLKIKRGFNLATPV
- a CDS encoding insulinase family protein gives rise to the protein MQNCYETFEFINEQAIDSLSIKVQTFRHKATGAMHYHLAADDEHKVFMVALRTVPEDSTGVAHILEHTTLCGSEKYPVRDPFFMMIRRSINTFMNAFTSSDWTAYPFATENDKDYQNLLQVYMDAVFFPKLDPLDFAQEGHRFEFEKMDDASSPLTYKGVVFNEMKGAMSSPVSTLWQALTTELYPTSTYHYNSGGEPEAIPDLSYQQLIDFHKTHYHPSNAVFMTYGNQDPAKLQADFEALGLASFNEQIAPTFVTTEQRFSAPKAVEQTYALDEEDTANKTHIVVGWLLGLNRDPMDVLKGHLLSSVLLDNSASPLRFVLEQTELATAPSPLCGLEDSNKEMAFVVGVQGSEAHHAQAIEDLIINELERIVKEGIDQSHVEAMLHQLELSQREVGGDSHPYGLELMLGALPAALHQGDPVAMLDVDRVLVELQHEIEKSDFIPNLIQTWLLDNPHRVRLTLKPDAQLGAQREAAEKAKLAQIQAALTEAQKQAIIDQAQALEQRQAQLDDADILPKVTKDDVQVSLAQIEPTHQAKTMTGYMRATNGLVYQQLIIPTPDLTPDQQAMMPLFNACLTEVGSGGRDYLQTQSLQAALTGGLSARSVVRADGDDALRYQTHVILSGKALNRHQQDLSQLMQQTLHQVDFKETERLKDLVAQIRSSMEHRITGAGHSLAMSAACQSFSVAAKWNFERSGLAGIRFIKQLDKDLADDTKLNHFAEQLAQIREKIAQSNKHGLLIADEQGYHQAWSGFDGLVGQVDTNLNGLNLAKPQAINHQAWLTSTQVNFCAQAYPAAMWGHEDAPILSVLGACLRNGFLHSAIREKGGAYGGGASFDSESGAFVFYSYRDPRLMDTYADFERALNWLMSDATQAQVDEAVLNVVSAMDKPGSPAGEAKKAFYHELYGRSHSKRMAYRQAVLKADLAQLQALAQRYLNAQPTRAVVTQSSQSELLSANGFELIKL
- the rpsO gene encoding 30S ribosomal protein S15, with product MDAATKASIVAEYGANAQDTGSSEVQVALLTHRIKHLTEHFKSHKQDNHSRVGLLRLVSRRRKLLDYLHQKDGQRYLDLIGRLGLRK